The Manis pentadactyla isolate mManPen7 chromosome 12, mManPen7.hap1, whole genome shotgun sequence genome contains the following window.
tctcttcttcttctgggacccctataatacggatattgttccttttggattggtcacacagttctcttaatattgtttcattcctggagatccttttgtctctctctatgtcagcttctatgcgttcctgttctctgatttcaattccatcaatggcctcttgcattctatccattctgcttataaacccttccagagtttgtttcatttctgcgatctcctttctggcatctgtgatctccttccggacttcatcccatttctcttgcatatttctctgcatctctgtcagcatgtttatgattcttattttgaattctttgtcaggaagactggttaggtctgtctccttctctggtgttgtctctgtgatctttttctgcctgtagctttgccttttcatggtgataggaatagtctgcagaactgggacgagtgacggctggaaggacttcctttcttgttggtttgtggccctcctctcctgggagaacagcgacctctagtggcttgtgctgcgcagctgcgtgcagacagggtttctgcttcctgcccggctgctatggagttaatctccgctgttgctgtgggcgtggcctggctcgggcagctactccaaaatggtggagtcgcgttggagcaggagctgctgggaggctatttatctccgtaaggggcctccctgctccctgcagcccaggggttagggtgcccagagattcccggattccctacctctggattaagtgacttgccctgcccctttaagacttccaaaaaccacccgccaaaacaaaacaaggaccatcaaaaaaaaaaaaaaaaaaaaaagaaaaaaaaatttttttaattaaaaaaaaaaaaaaagtttttaattaaaaaaaaaaaaggtggtcgttcgtttttctttattctccggtgccagccgcaggcctctgctcaccggtctttctgccctgtttccctagtattggggtccctatccctttaagagttccaaaaagcgctcgccaaaacaaaacagcaaaaaaagccaaaaaaaaatggtcgcgcgcttttcttatgtcctccggcgcccggcctccagtgcccgctcactgttcttgctgccctgtttccctagtatccagggccccctgggcacgcactgtgtctgctctctggcccggatggctggggctgggtgctcggcagtcctgggctccgtctccctcccgctctgcctgctcttctcccgccgggagctggggggaggggcgctcggctcccgcggggccggggcttgtatcttatccccttcgcgaggcgctgggttctctgaggtgcggatgtggtctggatattgtcctgtgtcctctggtctttattctaggaagggttgtctttgttatattttcatagatatatgttgttttgggaggagatttccactgctctactcacgccgctatcTTCCGCTCCTCGaccatctctcatatttattgatcaaatggttgttaacaacaataaaattctgtataggggactcaatgctcaatgcacaatcattaatccaccccaagcctaattttcatcagtctccaatcttctgaggcataataaacaagttcttacatggagaacaaattcttacatagtgaataagttcttatatggtgaacagtacaagggcagtcatcacagaaaccttcagttttgctcatgcattatgaactataaacagtcagttcaaatatgaatactcatttgatttttatacttgatttatatgtggataccacatttctctctttattattattatttttaataaaatgctgaagtggtaggtagatacaagataaaggtagaaaaacatagtttagtgttgtaagagagcaaatgtagatgatcaggtgtgtgcctgtagactatgtgttaatccaagctagaccagggcaataaaacatccacgtatgcagaagatttctctcagaacgggggggtgaggttctaagcctcacctctgttgatccccaatttctcacctgatggcccccctgcgactgtgcctgtcttaggttgttcctcccttgaggaatcttacccgtctctggctaaccagtcatcttccagggccatacagggaaatgtaaagttggtaagtgagagagaagccttattgtttgaaatggttagctttttatttctttgcatatttatgccctgtaccttctatgcccagcatttgtcttgaggtatctttaccacttggaagaattatgatactcggtaaatttgatatgaggcacgaattctatttaagggttgtaattaggaaggaagaagaaaagctatagaagtagcaggtggcagaaaacatgggaagattgattatttctttgacatatcttcttgtagagtaacttcagcatgtataggttttaagctactacttaaattgcgcacacacattaacataataggagtatagttacataaccaaagcatacctgtaattaccagccatctccagtgaaaccaagaaaaccagttaggcaccttaggcatttgtgaaaacttatctatgatatggtggatattgtccaactgaacttgaaccgtctgagagaaatcagacaaattaaaacaacccattcctggggaatgttcacctcccttatgttcttttaacagtaaatagtctgtagttgtaagattttggagcactacaacttgcacttctccaaattcttggttgagttccaacagcatagatccagtcaaatttgttgttttactgtatgcagaggccagcttagatatctccttcttcattcccatggcaagtccaggaactggtgggatgagtgcatctacacctgtggcagtgcatggatctttgttggggttttttgatgatcatcttctggcatgagtcttccagagagtgctgatgttggacatCATCATCTTTTTATCTACccgttatctatcatctatctatatctatctatctatctatctatctatctatctatcatctatctaatctatttcAATCCATCCATTATTTACCTATGCCTCCACTTATCATTTATCCCATTTATCCATCCACCATATAGTCATTTatgtctccctccctccatccatccattatctatctatctatctatcatctatcatctgtctaaacAAACAGAGAGATGAAGGTGTTGGAGGGGCTCATAAATAGACACAAAAGACAGCGACCAACAAAGAGAAGCTGACTTAGTGAGATGCAGAGAGGTGTAGACCAATAATCCAGGCGGATGGGAGAAGGTGGTGAGTGGGACATGGTGGGTAGGGGGTACCGTGGATGGTGGTGACATCTGAGGCCCCCTGCACTGGCTTCACCCCTGCCCATCCCCAGGCCAAGAACAATGAGGAGGGCCTGCGGCTGATGGAGGACCTGGCCCACTGCTTCCGAGACGTCCACCTCTGGTGGCTCGGGCCTTTCCACCCCGTCGTGCGGCTCATCCACCCAAAGTTCGTTGTCCCCCTGCTCCAGGCCTCAGGTATTTCTCCCAGGAGCCCCAACCccagctctttcctccttcctctccaagCCCCTCCCACTCCTGAAGAGACCAGGTTGAGCAGGGGAACGGGCAGCATTGACAGAGACCTGCTTTTAACCCTCTAGGTGACTCTGGGCAGGCCCCTGGCTTTTTCTGGTTGTCAGAGTCTCAGTGTTGAGTGGTGGAAGCTCAACACTGTTGGTCTAAGTAAAGACAGATTATCTGTTGACTGAAAAGTTCAGAGAGGATAGtcttcaggcatggctggatccaggtCTTCAAACAATGCCTTTGGGAATCTGTCTTCATCCCCTAGTTTTGTGCTCCTCTGTGATGGCTTCACTCTCATGCTGGGAAAGGTGAGTCCCAGAAGCTCAGTCCCCAACGAAAAGTGAACTCATTGCCTGCAGATCCAGAAAAAGTCTCAGGATTCCCTTACAATGGCCAGGCCTGGGTCCCAGGGACCAATTCTTTATCTAACCACTTCAACTTGATTGAATCAGATTCAACTTGAGGCTGAGGGTCCTGTGCACTACTCTGGAGCAGAGGTTGGGGTTGCATAGCCTCCCTCCTAACTGGTTGGACGGAGAGTGGAGCAGGCATGGGGTGCTGATTTCAGGAGCAGCGGGTGGAGGTTGGACAGGCTGATAGCACAGATGTTGATCCGCCAGCATCCTTGTGAGGTCGGCATTCCCtgggtgaggagactgaggcccggGGGCACAGTGGCTTCCCCAGGCCACACCGCATGCTGCAGCTTTTCCCCCCAGCTCTGTGCGCTCTCTGCCACCCTGGCGGCCTCTGATAGGAGGTGCTTCTAGCTGGAGGAGACCTGAGATGGGGATATGACCAGAGTGCTGTGGGGAAGCTCCTCCAGACCTCAGCTTGGTCGGCGGTATCTGGGTGGCCTGGGGGGTGGTCTAGAGGCTGGAGGGGACAAGCGTAGCTCTTCAGGGAGGGTGGAGCTCAGCGTCTGAGCGGGTAGCCTCCTCAGGTCTCTTTGAGGATAGAGGAGTCCCTGACCCCAAGTGTTTAATGTTGGGTGTAGGGTGGAGGAGGGTCCTGGAGAAGTCTAGGTCACACCTGGGCCATGTCTGCAACATTAATGGGACCTTATTTTGGTCCTATCTGGGGTCCTTCTGTGGGACACATTGAGGTCACATCAGATTGTCTCAGGCTCATGTCAGAGGATGTTGTGTCATGTCaggacatgttaacctatgtTGCGGCTTTGTCAGATGTCCCAGGATGTTAGAGAGGGCTGGGGCAGACACAGTGTCCGAGGCCCCCATTAAGGTGTTTGTTGAGTGCTGGGCTGAGCTCGGGGGTTTAGGACATGCTGGACCACGTAGGGGCCGTGTCAGGTGGCGCAGGTTGTGCTGTGCCACGTGAGGGTGTGTCTGAGCCTGGAGGGTGTGTCTGCGGGCTCTGCCTTTGCTCTGCTCTGTGCTGAAGTCCGGTCTGCACCCCGCTCGCCTCCCCCTCCTTCCTGTTTCCTCTGCTCTTGGCCCCATTCCTGCTGTGCTGGGCATGGAGGGGCAGGATGCCGACCCCTGGCTGGGTGCCTCCAGACCTGCCAaagaccctcccctccccctccatgGCCCCCGATGGTTTATCTCTCATGTCAGCCACCATCGCACCCAAGGACAAGGGCTTCTATGATTTCCTGAAGCCCTGGCTGGGTGAGTACTGTGGGTGAGGGGGATTGGGGCAGCTTGGGGCCCTAGGGAAGGCGCTGCCCTTGCCCACTCCCCATGGCTGCCTCTACAGGGGACGGGCTCCTGCTGAGTGGTGGGGACAAGTGGAGCAGACACCGCCGCCTGCTGACACCCGCCTTCCACTTTGATATCTTGAAGCCTTATATGAAGATTTTCAGCAAGAGCACGGACATcatgcatgtgagttctttggGCTCAGGGTCCCGGCTGGAGCCTTGAGAAAGGAGGAATCTTCTCAGACACATATGGTCAGGAGTCCTGGCTCTGCTGGACAGCTTTGGGGCCACTGCCTTTCCTCTCTAAGCCTCTTTCTTTCTCAACTGTAAAAAAAGGGATAATAATTATTCTGAAATGTGGTCAAGATGATGTAATAGAATCACgttcttggcacatagtaggcactcagaaGGCTTTAGTTTCTATTCTCTCCCACCAAAGCTCTGTAAATTCAAGACAGTAATGATGAAAAGTACATAGTAGCTCTTTCTCTATAACATGTCACCTTAAAACTCACAGGCTTGAAAGTATTAGTGTTATTGCTCATGagataattggattatttgagttGTTCCCTCTTCTCTTGGCTGGGATCATGTGTCTATGGTCACGGCTGGGTTCGACAGATAGATCTGCTAATCCAGGCTCAGCTCTGCCACATGTTTGGGGCTCAACTAGGTGCTGTTTGGTATAGGATGGCCGTGGTGGGacaactggactcctgcatttgTCCCCCACCCCCGAGTACGCTAGCTGGGGATCGACCGCATGGTGGGGGCTGGGCCCCAAGGAAGTGAACAAAATTGTGTAGGGCCTCTTGGAGCCCAGGTGCAGAAGGAGCGCATCATAATGTCCACTTTCTTCTGAAGCAAGTCCCATGTCCAGCTCAGATTCACGAGCTGGATAGAGAGGTTCTATCCCCTAATGGAAGAGCTGCAAAGCCCCATTGCAAAGGGTGAGGGTATAGGGTAAATGTAGCCACCGACCCCTGTAATAATGATGAAGATAATGATGAGAGCTAACAGTTATTTAGCACTTACTGTATACCAGAACTAAGGTACCAATTCCATGGCATATGTTGTCTAACTTATGAGATACAGATGATTATCTTTGCCCCATTACAGATGACGAAATGCGAAGTCAGATAGGTTAGGGAGCTGGCTCAAGTTCACACAGCTGCAAGTGAGCTAATAACCAGAGCCGGGCTTCTAATCTGGTTCATCCAACAGTAAAGCAGGTCTTAATTGTTATTGAAGATTTGACAGGTGGACCCCAGAGGAGAGCAGTGAGTTGCCCGGGGCACTCAGAGTGTaggaggcagagccaggacttgaacccaggtctcctgactcgGAACCAGGGGGTCTTCCTGACCTAAGAGGAATGGCTTTGATCCCACTGAAGGCCGGTCCCCCTTGGGGATGGGTGCCTGGGGCCGGGAGGCTGGGTGTGGGGCAGTCCCTCTTGGCGGTTGGGGTGCGGGGTAGGTCTGGAGAGGCAGCTCTCAGCCGCAGCTCTGCCCCTTCCTCCGTCCAGGCCAAGTGGAACCGCCTCATCCATGAGGGCAGCTCCCGTCTGGACATGTTTGAGCACATCAGCCTCATGACCCTGGACAGTCTGCAGAAATGCGTCTTCAGTTTTGACAGCAATTGCCAGGAGTGAGTGCTTGCCGGGGTCTGGGCACATGAGCCATGGACCCAAGGcagtaggtggggagggaagacTGACGGGCAATTGGGAGGGATACCCTGGAGGAGGGGGACCAGGGCTGGACAGTGAaggacaaagaaaggaaagagaacgaGTGTCCCTTTGTATAGATAGGAATGTTTGATAAAGGCTAGGAGGCTAGAATGAGCAAAGTGTGCCACACTGAAAAAAAGACACCTTGGAAATGAGGGTGGTAGGAGCAGGCAGGGGCTCGATCTCAAGGGGATTCAAAAGGCAGGCAACGAGATAAAAATTTTATCCTGAGGTTTCCAGGGAGGCATGGAAGGTGTTTGAGCAGATGAGAGTCAGGGTCAAAGCTGAGTTTGGACATCTGTTGAACAGATAGAGGATGCAAGGAGaccagggagaagaggaggcgtGAACTTGGTGGAGAAAATGGGCCTGATGTGGGAGAAACCAAGGAATAATGGGCAGGATGAGATTTTGCATAGCAGAGAGAGGAGATAAGCATGATGTCCGAGCTCTGCCCTAGGGTCTGGGACCTCAGGCAGTTCATAGAGGTGGGAGGTAGAGAGAGAAGCATGCTTGGAGGCCACCCTTTCCTGGATGGGACTTGGTCCTGGGATTCTGGCTGGGAGGTGCTCCCAGGGTTTCATGTGTGTTAGGAGCTGAGATTTGAGGCTCTCTCTGGCCTGGCTCTGCAGGCATCCCAGTGAATATATTGCTGCCATCCTGGAGCTCAGCGCCTTCGTGATCAAACGGCACAGGCAGATCTTCCTGCACATGGACTTCCTCTACTACCTCACCCCCAATGGGTGGCGCTTCCGCAAGGCTTGTGACCTGGTGCACGGATTCACAGATGCTGTCATCCAGAAGCGGCGCCGCAACCTCTTTAGTCAGGGTTCCCATGAGTCCCTCCAGGGCAAGGCTAAGGCCAAGACTTTGGACTTCATTGATGTACTCCTACTGGCCAAGGTGGGCTTCTCTGGAATCTGAATTCAAGAGGCAGAATGGACCTTGATTTCAAATGTTAGACTGAAGGACTTGGAGTTGATCGGCACTGGGGAGCCACAGAAGCTGCTTGAGGAAGGGAGGGACAGATCTGAGATAAGTTTTAGACATGACTTTGTAGAAGGCTGCCTGGAAAGAATAAACAGGAGGCAGGAGACCAGGGAGGTCTGTGGGGTGCTCTGGAGGTGCTGAGGGAAGGATCCTGCTTGGATGATAGAGCTTCAGGAACTGTCTGGTTAGGCTCAGGGGCTCTGAGAGCAGTTGTGATTTGGGTCGGGGGTGTCTTATTTTCTCTCCAGGATGAAGATGGGAAGGAATTGTCAGACGAGGACATCCGAGCTGAAGCTGACACCTTTATGTTTGAGGGTGAGGGTCCCAGTGTGGACTACAGAGGGGGCAGGGGTGTCTCCATCCCAGGGACTTGgccctccccatcccaccccatcTCTCCCCAACCTCTCCATCATCCCCATGTTCCCTGAGGGCCTTAATGTGAGGACGCTGTCCACCTTCTGGTGCTGAAGCAGCCCAGAGGCCCAAGCCTGTCTGCCTGCCTCTCAGGCCATGACACCACGGCCAGTGGCCTCTCCTGGGTCCTGTACAACCTTGCGAAGCACCCCGAGTACCAGGAGCGCTGCCGCCAGGAGGTGCAAGAGCTCCTGAGGGACCGTGAGCCTAAGGAGATGGCATGGTGAGTGCAGGCGGCCGTGGCCTGTTCCTGAACCCGTCGGTGGCTCTGCTGCCCAGCTGGGGAAGGGGCAAGATCTTTTTGTAGATTCATCATTACTTCTCAGTGGGAATAGGAGCAGAGCCCAGAGGCAGGGTCTGGTTCCCAGCCTTGCTATCAGGGAAATGTTTGCAGGCTTTTGCAACAGAGAGATGTGTGTCTACACTTAACTGCTCTACTAACTGGCTATGTGATTTTAATAAAATGAGTCCTCCTTTCTGAATACCACCTTTCTCCTCTGTAAATCTGGGTGGAGGACCAAGAAGCCTCCCCTACAGGGCTGCTGGAGAATTGCAACAATATATATAGAATAGATGCCACCCAGCACATACTCAGTAAATGAACTTCTTTGCTCCTTTGCTTTTCTGCCTGAAGTTGCCATATTTTCCCCAAAGGTCCCCactctatttaattttttatcttttttttctaattcccaCCTTATACTCCAGGGATTCACAAGAAATCTgtgagggtaaaaaaaaaaaatcatctcttTGTTCAGTAAACATGTCCACACTGCCCGCCATTTCCCCACTGAGCGTCCAGTATCATTCAAGTCCTACCTGGGCAAGGCTGGGGCAGAGAGGGAATGAGGGAAGGCTGGGTAGTGAGACAGCAAATATGAATGCGCCCCACTGGGTGTAGGCTGCAGACAGTGTGTTCCAGGTCATGGGGCTAGCTTGTGCAAAGGCCAGAATGGAAGCATGCAAGAGTGAGCCTGGTGTGTTGGGAGGAAGTAGAAGGGGTTGGATCCTTGTGAGGAAGTAGAGAGCTCCCAGGAGGCTGGAGCTGGTAATGGAAGCCCTTCTGGGAATGCTTTGGAAACCATGTGAAGTTTCCAAACGTGTCAATTCAGATCCTTTAGGAAGCTGGTGTTGGATAAAATATATAAGCAGGCAGGGGTGCTGCCACTAGAGGCAGTAGTGGGCCACTGTGCTCTGTCACCGGAGGGCAGCTGCCCAAAAAAGTGTGGCCTTGGCTCAAATGCTGCAGTGCAGCCTGGGGATCCCACAGCTGGAGGCTATCAGCTAGCTGCACTCTTTGCAGCTGGACTgccagttttttttgttttttttttcagggtttgttgtatttgctgtagttgcttccttggggTGTATGTGGGGGGAGGTTtccgccttgccttcctactctgtcaTCTTTTTGCAGCACATCTCAGGAAGTCCTTTCTTGAAGGGAGATCCATGACTCACCCAGGAGGGCAGTGGAGAACCATGGGAGACCTTTGAGCAAGGAGGATGGGTCAGATTATGGGTATTAGAAATATCTCTCTGCAGCCTCAGGGGCAGACGGGAGGGGATGAGCTGGGGCCTGGGAATCCGGGGACAGATGCTGGGCCAAGAGCTGAAGGACGGAGAGGAGGTGTTGAACAGTATACTTTGGAGGTAATGCCCTCAATGTCAAGGCTTTGGACAACAGGGCGGTCCTGTGAGGTGGAGAAATGTTTCTGTGCTTCTCCCAACTTCAAAAGATTATGCACTTGGTAAAAAATTCAAATAGTTTAGGTAAAAATTCAAAAGGGTTTACAGTGAACATGAGCCTCTGCGTCCTTCCTCTGACCCCAGATttgctgagatataattgacaggtaacattgtgtaagtttaaggtgtgcaaCATGGTCATTTGATATATGAATGTATTGCAAAATGACtgcaataaggttagttaatatAGTTAACACATTTTATCACCTCACGTAAGCCTCTGTCTGATGCCAGCATCCCAACCCCATCCTTGCCTTTGATTTTGTCCTGTATCCTTCCAGACAGCATTCAGTGTATACTCACATTACTCTGTCCCCGGCCTCCCTCAACTTGCTTACTTGTTCTGTCGCGTCCTCTGTAACTGAGAGTATGTCTAGAGCACCCAGCGTGCACATTGACAATATAATGTCAAgatcttctaatttttttcccaaaatataaGTTTTgcaaaattaattttgtattgcAAATTCAGTATTGGGAACAAGCCCTTTTATTTTTGTACAAAATGAAACATTATGGAGATTAGGTTCACCTGTATTGACCTCCCTGCCAGCCTAATCCCTTCTCTGTCTACTGAAGGGTTTCTAGAGACATCAATTTCACACATCCTTTCAGATCTTCCTCttggcatatatacatatatatatatatgttatatatatagaattgtgtgtatatatattatatataatttattacagtttaatataaatgaatacacaCATATTTGGTCCCTTGTTCTTTTCACTCAGTAGTGTGTTTTAGAGCTCT
Protein-coding sequences here:
- the LOC118917569 gene encoding cytochrome P450 4F3-like isoform X3: MPAGRGNKRLLQLWEQTSPDSRMPQLSLSWLGLDTAAASPWLLLLLVGASWLLARLLAWACTFYDNCSRLRCFPEPPMRNWFWGHLGLAKNNEEGLRLMEDLAHCFRDVHLWWLGPFHPVVRLIHPKFVVPLLQASATIAPKDKGFYDFLKPWLGDGLLLSGGDKWSRHRRLLTPAFHFDILKPYMKIFSKSTDIMHAKWNRLIHEGSSRLDMFEHISLMTLDSLQKCVFSFDSNCQEHPSEYIAAILELSAFVIKRHRQIFLHMDFLYYLTPNGWRFRKACDLVHGFTDAVIQKRRRNLFSQGSHESLQGKAKAKTLDFIDVLLLAKDEDGKELSDEDIRAEADTFMFEGHDTTASGLSWVLYNLAKHPEYQERCRQEVQELLRDREPKEMAWDDLAQLPFLTMCIKESLRLHPPVTGVSRRCTQDLVLPDSRVIPKGNVCIISIFGIHHNPSVWPDPEVYNPYRFDPETTQKRSSLAFIPFSAGPRNCIGQTFAMAEMKVALALTLLRFRVLPDDQEPRRKPELVLRAEGGLWLRVEPLSGGAR